A region from the Silene latifolia isolate original U9 population chromosome 7, ASM4854445v1, whole genome shotgun sequence genome encodes:
- the LOC141591940 gene encoding cyanidin 3-O-glucoside 5-O-glucosyltransferase (acyl-glucose)-like isoform X1: MLLLIRLSFYAILNVSLTASTSAYQVEGAAFEDGRTPSIFDTFAHSDPKPGNGDVTSDQYHKYKEDVELMAETGLDAYRFSISWSRLIPNGRGPVNPKGLEYYNNLINALITKGIQPHVTLIHSDTPQVLEDEYGGFVSPRIIEDFVAYADVCFREFGDRVLHWTTINEANIFIFGGYDVGNSPPSRCSFPFGINCTKGNSMLEPYLAAHHLLLAHASAARLYKDNYQGRQHGFIGFNLYAFDFIPFSNTTEDVTATGRSKDFFIGWFMEPLMYGDYPAIMKKNAGSKLPVFTQKETELLKESFDFIGLNYYTVIRVKDHSASLAKQTRDYLADQATSWTYLEGKDPFNGYPFKNTPWGLRGVLEHFKQAYGNPLVYIHENGQFTDHSSDYNTLLNDQSRVEYLQGHIGAILNAVRNGSNTRGYFVWSFVDMYELMFGTKYTFGLYYIDFNDPKLTRHPRLSQRWYSKFLKAGNVSIARQYTSATSSRNPHVIGLNSS; this comes from the exons ATGTTATTGTTAATAAGATTAAGCTTTTACGCAATATTGAACGTCTCTCTTACAGCTTCTACCTCTGCTTATCAG GTGGAGGGAGCGGCTTTCGAGGATGGGAGGACACCTAGTATATTTGATACTTTTGCTCACTCTG ATCCTAAGCCAGGAAATGGAGATGTAACATCTGACCAGTATCACAAATACAAG GAAGATGTAGAACTGATGGCCGAAACAGGATTGGATGCTTATCGGTTCTCCATATCCTGGTCAAGACTGATACCGA ATGGCAGAGGACCTGTTAATCCAAAGGGTTTGGAATATTACAATAACCTCATCAATGCACTCATAACCAAAG GAATCCAGCCacatgttacattgattcattcaGATACACCTCAGGTACTTGAAGATGAATACGGGGGATTTGTTAGTCCAAGGATTAT AGAAGATTTTGTGGCATACGCTGATGTTTGCTTTAGAGAATTTGGTGATCGGGTTTTACATTGGACAACGATCAATGAGGCAAATATATTCATCTTTGGTGGTTATGATGTCGGAAATTCACCTCCTTCTAGATGCTCTTTCCCTTTTGGAATTAATTGTACGAAAGGAAACTCAATGTTAGAGCCATACCTTGCAGCTCACCATTTGTTGCTTGCTCATGCATCGGCTGCTAGGCTGTACAAGGACAACTATCAG GGAAGACAACATGGATTTATAGGATTCAATTTGTACGCATTCGATTTTATTCCTTTCTCGAATACCACAGAGGATGTTACTGCCACGGGACGATCCAAAGATTTCTTTATAGGCTG GTTCATGGAACCCCTGATGTATGGAGACTACCCTGCAATAATGAAGAAAAATGCTGGCTCCAAACTTCCAGTGTTCACTCAAAAGGAAACCGAGTTGCTGAAGGAATCATTCGATTTTATTGGACTAAATTACTACACTGTCATTAGGGTTAAAGACCATTCTGCAAGTCTCGCCAAGCAAACCAGAGATTATCTGGCTGACCAGGCAACATCATGGACAT ATTTAGAAGGCAAAGATCCATTTAATGGG TATCCATTTAAGAATACACCATGGGGACTCCGAGGAGTACTGGAGCATTTCAAGCAAGCATATGGCAATCCTCTTGTCTATATCCATGAAAATG GCCAATTCACTGATCACAGCTCAGATTACAATACATTACTAAACGACCAATCTCGTGTGGAATATTTGCAAGGTCACATTGGAGCTATTCTTAATGCAGTAAG AAATGGGTCAAATACGCGAGGGTACTTCGTTTGGTCATTCGTAGACATGTACGAGTTGATGTTCGGGACCAAATATACCTTTGGCCTATACTACATCGATTTCAATGACCCAAAATTGACCCGACATCCCAGGCTCTCCCAAAGGTGGTACTCCAAGTTTTTGAAGGCCGGAAATGTGAGTATTGCTCGACAATATACCTCCGCCACCTCGAGCAGAAACCCTCATGTCATAGGCCTCAACTCTTCCTAA
- the LOC141591940 gene encoding cyanidin 3-O-glucoside 5-O-glucosyltransferase (acyl-glucose)-like isoform X2: MAETGLDAYRFSISWSRLIPNGRGPVNPKGLEYYNNLINALITKGIQPHVTLIHSDTPQVLEDEYGGFVSPRIIEDFVAYADVCFREFGDRVLHWTTINEANIFIFGGYDVGNSPPSRCSFPFGINCTKGNSMLEPYLAAHHLLLAHASAARLYKDNYQGRQHGFIGFNLYAFDFIPFSNTTEDVTATGRSKDFFIGWFMEPLMYGDYPAIMKKNAGSKLPVFTQKETELLKESFDFIGLNYYTVIRVKDHSASLAKQTRDYLADQATSWTYLEGKDPFNGYPFKNTPWGLRGVLEHFKQAYGNPLVYIHENGQFTDHSSDYNTLLNDQSRVEYLQGHIGAILNAVRNGSNTRGYFVWSFVDMYELMFGTKYTFGLYYIDFNDPKLTRHPRLSQRWYSKFLKAGNVSIARQYTSATSSRNPHVIGLNSS, encoded by the exons ATGGCCGAAACAGGATTGGATGCTTATCGGTTCTCCATATCCTGGTCAAGACTGATACCGA ATGGCAGAGGACCTGTTAATCCAAAGGGTTTGGAATATTACAATAACCTCATCAATGCACTCATAACCAAAG GAATCCAGCCacatgttacattgattcattcaGATACACCTCAGGTACTTGAAGATGAATACGGGGGATTTGTTAGTCCAAGGATTAT AGAAGATTTTGTGGCATACGCTGATGTTTGCTTTAGAGAATTTGGTGATCGGGTTTTACATTGGACAACGATCAATGAGGCAAATATATTCATCTTTGGTGGTTATGATGTCGGAAATTCACCTCCTTCTAGATGCTCTTTCCCTTTTGGAATTAATTGTACGAAAGGAAACTCAATGTTAGAGCCATACCTTGCAGCTCACCATTTGTTGCTTGCTCATGCATCGGCTGCTAGGCTGTACAAGGACAACTATCAG GGAAGACAACATGGATTTATAGGATTCAATTTGTACGCATTCGATTTTATTCCTTTCTCGAATACCACAGAGGATGTTACTGCCACGGGACGATCCAAAGATTTCTTTATAGGCTG GTTCATGGAACCCCTGATGTATGGAGACTACCCTGCAATAATGAAGAAAAATGCTGGCTCCAAACTTCCAGTGTTCACTCAAAAGGAAACCGAGTTGCTGAAGGAATCATTCGATTTTATTGGACTAAATTACTACACTGTCATTAGGGTTAAAGACCATTCTGCAAGTCTCGCCAAGCAAACCAGAGATTATCTGGCTGACCAGGCAACATCATGGACAT ATTTAGAAGGCAAAGATCCATTTAATGGG TATCCATTTAAGAATACACCATGGGGACTCCGAGGAGTACTGGAGCATTTCAAGCAAGCATATGGCAATCCTCTTGTCTATATCCATGAAAATG GCCAATTCACTGATCACAGCTCAGATTACAATACATTACTAAACGACCAATCTCGTGTGGAATATTTGCAAGGTCACATTGGAGCTATTCTTAATGCAGTAAG AAATGGGTCAAATACGCGAGGGTACTTCGTTTGGTCATTCGTAGACATGTACGAGTTGATGTTCGGGACCAAATATACCTTTGGCCTATACTACATCGATTTCAATGACCCAAAATTGACCCGACATCCCAGGCTCTCCCAAAGGTGGTACTCCAAGTTTTTGAAGGCCGGAAATGTGAGTATTGCTCGACAATATACCTCCGCCACCTCGAGCAGAAACCCTCATGTCATAGGCCTCAACTCTTCCTAA